A DNA window from Actinomadura coerulea contains the following coding sequences:
- a CDS encoding (Fe-S)-binding protein has product MKVALFLTCVNDTMYPGTGKAVVRLLRRLGHDVEFPESQTCCGQMHLNTGYRKQALPLVKGFAETFEPYDAVVTPSASCAAMIRDWHPRLAPRTAGVASRVYELTEFLVDVLGVTDVGAYYPHRVTYHPTCHSLRMLHVGDRPLRLLREVGGIDLVELPDAAECCGFGGTFALKNAEVSAAMCADKVTAVRETGAETLCAADNSCLMHIGGALTRTRAGVRTVHLAEILASTQEEPA; this is encoded by the coding sequence GTGAAGGTCGCGCTGTTCCTCACCTGCGTCAACGACACGATGTACCCGGGGACGGGCAAGGCGGTGGTGCGGCTGCTGCGGCGCCTCGGCCACGACGTCGAGTTCCCCGAGTCGCAGACCTGCTGCGGGCAGATGCACCTCAACACCGGCTACCGGAAGCAGGCGCTCCCGCTGGTGAAGGGGTTCGCGGAGACGTTCGAGCCCTACGACGCGGTCGTGACGCCGTCCGCGTCCTGCGCGGCGATGATCCGCGACTGGCACCCCCGGCTGGCGCCGCGCACCGCCGGGGTCGCCTCCCGCGTGTACGAGCTGACGGAGTTCCTGGTGGACGTCCTCGGCGTCACCGACGTCGGCGCGTACTACCCGCACCGCGTCACCTACCACCCCACGTGCCACTCGCTGCGGATGCTGCACGTCGGCGACCGCCCACTGCGGCTGCTGCGCGAGGTCGGCGGCATCGACCTGGTCGAGCTCCCGGACGCGGCCGAGTGCTGCGGGTTCGGCGGGACGTTCGCGCTGAAGAACGCCGAGGTGTCGGCCGCGATGTGCGCGGACAAGGTCACCGCCGTCCGGGAGACCGGCGCCGAGACGCTGTGCGCGGCGGACAACTCCTGCCTGATGCACATCGGCGGCGCCCTCACCCGCACCCGCGCCGGGGTGCGGACCGTCCACCTGGCCGAGATCCTCGCCTCGACACAGGAGGAGCCAGCATGA
- a CDS encoding helix-turn-helix transcriptional regulator, with the protein MEGRAAHAAGGPGNAPLVGRRDALQRIDRALDAVEDGYGLVALVGEPGAGKTRLLNELADGAIARKLPFVAGRAAEFEQEMPFGAVVDALDDRLEEHALDLPPGALRLLGTVFPALADLSGDPPAASPESRVARYQLHRTVRHLLEALAEPSGLVLILDDLHWADDATIELLDHLVRHPPRARVLLAVAYRPAQASPRLAALVDAAGPQGVRVAVDPLSQSEVREFLGPDVGRARCEALFKASGGNPFYLEALARMAGGAVPATGAGLDRHWEKGVANLTEVPPAVRAALQVELSALPPQALLMAQGAAVAADVFEPALASVAAEMDRDAALTALDVLTGHDVVRPAPGGRFRFRHPLVRHVAYASTAAGWRIAAHSRVSERLAELGAPAAVRAHHVVRSARFGDAEAIRTLLEAARAVAQQAPATAAYWLQAALDLMPGAAADAFPDRVELLVELAQVQAVSGHAEEGRETARTLLGLLPQDDTVRRARTVHMCAIMERQLGRIHEARALVLDELRRSTDRQTPEAVLLRIRLVADRIQRIDTRGSHAILETIPDSAPGWGSGLTAAVAAMRPMVAYGRGEVAEAIARAQTADRLFSAASDHDFADCLDCFAWLVFAESFLGMYDEALRHAERLVSITRTTGQTFVLGYMLSGQSRVLAQLGRLEEAAAVADEAAAVGRDLRSQEVLAYGLIQQCLTASLMGDHERALRAGDEAVANDTGSGEWWTHMAHVARAIAVINEGRLEEGATALIAACGDGTLGLDFSTLVICAEALAAVRAAQEDGADAANWADIAEAIADPLLAGDTGLARLTRAHALRAADPAGSAAVAAEAADLLAKAGRRPEAGRAELAAGLAHAAAGDRARARDRLRAAAEVFESCGMKGLLAQVVREQRRLGVRVPSPGAPARSAKGGKDLPFGLSPREHEIALLVAEGNSNQQIAERLYLSVRTVETHLSRVFGKIGVSSRVGVATAMNRSE; encoded by the coding sequence ATGGAGGGTCGTGCGGCCCATGCCGCCGGGGGTCCCGGCAACGCTCCGCTGGTGGGGCGCCGGGACGCGCTGCAGCGGATCGACCGCGCTCTCGACGCGGTCGAGGACGGCTACGGCCTCGTCGCGCTGGTCGGCGAGCCCGGCGCCGGCAAGACGCGGCTGCTGAACGAGCTCGCCGACGGCGCGATCGCCCGCAAGCTGCCGTTCGTCGCGGGGCGCGCGGCCGAGTTCGAGCAGGAGATGCCGTTCGGCGCCGTGGTCGACGCGCTCGACGACCGCCTCGAAGAGCACGCCCTCGACCTGCCGCCGGGCGCGCTGCGCCTGCTCGGCACCGTGTTCCCCGCGCTCGCCGACCTGTCCGGCGACCCGCCCGCCGCCTCGCCGGAGTCGCGGGTGGCGCGCTACCAGCTGCACCGCACCGTCCGGCACCTGCTGGAGGCGCTCGCCGAGCCGTCCGGGCTGGTGCTGATCCTGGACGACCTGCACTGGGCCGACGACGCGACGATCGAGCTGCTGGACCACCTGGTCCGGCATCCGCCGCGGGCCCGGGTGCTGCTGGCGGTCGCCTACCGTCCCGCGCAGGCGTCGCCGCGGCTGGCGGCCCTGGTGGACGCGGCGGGCCCGCAGGGCGTGCGGGTGGCGGTCGACCCGCTCAGCCAGAGCGAGGTCCGCGAGTTCCTCGGCCCCGACGTCGGCCGCGCGCGGTGCGAGGCGCTGTTCAAGGCCAGCGGCGGCAACCCGTTCTACCTTGAGGCGCTCGCCAGGATGGCGGGCGGGGCCGTGCCCGCGACCGGCGCCGGGCTGGACCGCCACTGGGAGAAGGGCGTGGCGAACCTGACCGAGGTGCCGCCGGCGGTGCGGGCGGCGCTGCAGGTCGAGCTGAGCGCGCTGCCGCCGCAGGCGCTGCTGATGGCGCAGGGCGCGGCGGTGGCCGCGGACGTGTTCGAGCCCGCGCTCGCGTCGGTCGCGGCCGAGATGGACCGCGACGCCGCGCTCACCGCCCTGGACGTGCTGACCGGCCACGACGTGGTGCGTCCCGCGCCGGGCGGCCGGTTCCGGTTCCGCCACCCCCTGGTGCGCCACGTCGCCTACGCCTCGACGGCGGCGGGCTGGCGGATCGCCGCGCACTCGCGGGTGTCGGAGCGGCTGGCGGAGCTGGGCGCCCCGGCGGCCGTGCGCGCGCACCACGTGGTGCGGTCGGCGCGGTTCGGCGACGCCGAGGCGATCCGGACGCTGCTGGAGGCCGCCCGTGCCGTCGCGCAGCAGGCGCCCGCGACCGCCGCCTACTGGCTACAGGCCGCGCTGGACCTGATGCCCGGCGCCGCCGCCGACGCCTTTCCCGACCGGGTGGAGCTGCTGGTCGAGCTGGCCCAGGTCCAGGCCGTCAGCGGCCATGCCGAGGAGGGCCGCGAGACCGCCCGCACGCTGCTCGGGCTGCTGCCCCAGGACGACACCGTCCGCCGCGCCCGCACCGTGCACATGTGCGCGATCATGGAGCGCCAGCTCGGCCGGATCCACGAGGCCCGCGCCCTGGTCCTGGACGAGCTGCGCCGCAGCACCGACCGGCAGACCCCCGAGGCGGTGCTGCTGCGGATCCGGCTCGTCGCCGACCGGATCCAGCGGATCGACACCCGCGGCTCGCACGCCATCCTGGAGACGATCCCCGACAGCGCCCCCGGGTGGGGCTCCGGCCTCACGGCGGCGGTCGCGGCGATGCGCCCGATGGTCGCCTACGGGCGCGGCGAGGTCGCGGAGGCGATCGCCCGCGCCCAGACCGCCGACCGGCTGTTCTCCGCGGCGTCCGACCACGACTTCGCCGACTGCCTGGACTGCTTCGCCTGGCTGGTTTTCGCCGAGTCGTTCCTCGGCATGTACGACGAGGCGCTGCGGCACGCCGAGCGGCTGGTGTCGATCACCCGCACGACCGGGCAGACGTTCGTCCTCGGCTACATGCTGTCCGGGCAGTCGCGCGTCCTGGCCCAGCTGGGGCGGCTGGAGGAGGCCGCCGCCGTCGCCGACGAGGCCGCCGCGGTCGGCCGCGACCTGCGCTCGCAGGAGGTGCTGGCCTACGGGCTGATCCAGCAGTGCCTGACCGCGTCCCTGATGGGCGACCACGAGCGGGCGCTGCGGGCCGGGGACGAGGCCGTCGCCAACGACACCGGGTCGGGCGAGTGGTGGACGCACATGGCGCACGTCGCCCGCGCCATCGCGGTGATCAACGAGGGCCGGCTGGAGGAGGGCGCCACCGCGCTGATCGCCGCCTGCGGCGACGGCACCCTCGGCCTGGACTTCAGCACCCTGGTGATCTGCGCGGAGGCGCTCGCGGCGGTCCGCGCCGCGCAGGAGGACGGCGCCGACGCCGCGAACTGGGCCGACATCGCCGAGGCGATCGCCGACCCGCTGCTGGCCGGCGACACCGGCCTGGCCCGGCTGACCCGGGCGCACGCGCTGCGCGCCGCCGACCCGGCCGGGTCCGCGGCGGTGGCGGCGGAGGCCGCCGACCTGCTCGCCAAGGCGGGGCGGCGGCCCGAGGCCGGACGCGCCGAACTGGCCGCCGGGCTCGCGCACGCCGCCGCCGGCGACCGCGCCCGGGCCCGGGACCGGCTGCGCGCCGCCGCGGAGGTCTTCGAGTCGTGCGGGATGAAGGGGCTGCTGGCGCAGGTCGTGCGCGAGCAGCGCCGGCTCGGTGTCCGGGTCCCCTCCCCCGGGGCGCCCGCGCGGAGCGCCAAGGGCGGGAAGGACCTGCCGTTCGGGCTCTCCCCGCGCGAGCACGAGATCGCGCTGCTGGTCGCCGAGGGGAACAGCAACCAGCAGATCGCCGAGCGGCTGTACCTCAGCGTCCGGACGGTCGAGACCCACCTCTCCCGCGTCTTCGGCAAGATCGGCGTGTCCTCCCGGGTCGGCGTCGCGACCGCGATGAACCGTTCCGAGTAG
- a CDS encoding LutB/LldF family L-lactate oxidation iron-sulfur protein has translation MPSFPDAARRAVADPRLRANLAHATTTIRGRRAAAVAELDDWPELREAGKQIKDHVLANLGHYLRQLEGKVAEAGGTVHWARDAAEANRIVADLVKATGETEVVKVKSMATQEIGLNEFLAEEGITAYETDLAELIVQLGDDRPSHILVPAIHRNRSDIRDIFLRAMDDAPEGLTDAPAELAEAARRHLRAKFLSAKVGVSGVNFAVADTGTLVVLESEGNGRMCLTLPETLISVMGVEKIVPSWRDLEVFLQLLPRSSTAERMNPYTSTWTGVSPGDGPRDFHLVLLDNGRTATLADEVGRQALRCIRCSACLNVCPVYQRAGGHAYGSPYPGPIGAILSPQIRGIESEVDASLPYASTLCGACFEACPVAIDIPEVLVHLRARAVEKGPRHPLERVAMAAAGWTLRSPTRLALAQRAASASRRAVARGGRIRRLPGPLRAWTETRDAPAPPPESFRAWWARTGGGREEGER, from the coding sequence ATGCCGTCGTTCCCCGACGCGGCGCGCCGCGCGGTGGCGGACCCGCGGCTGCGCGCGAACCTCGCGCACGCCACCACCACGATCCGGGGGCGCCGCGCCGCCGCGGTGGCCGAGCTGGACGACTGGCCCGAGCTCCGCGAGGCGGGCAAGCAGATCAAGGACCACGTCCTGGCGAACCTCGGGCACTACCTGCGGCAGCTGGAGGGCAAGGTCGCCGAGGCGGGCGGGACGGTGCACTGGGCCCGCGACGCGGCCGAGGCCAACCGGATCGTCGCGGACCTGGTGAAGGCCACCGGCGAGACCGAGGTCGTCAAGGTCAAGTCGATGGCGACGCAGGAGATCGGCCTCAACGAGTTCCTCGCCGAGGAGGGGATCACCGCCTACGAGACCGACCTCGCGGAGCTGATCGTCCAGCTCGGCGACGACCGGCCCTCGCACATCCTCGTCCCGGCCATCCACCGCAACCGCTCCGACATCCGCGACATCTTCCTGCGCGCGATGGACGACGCCCCGGAGGGGCTGACCGACGCGCCCGCGGAGCTGGCGGAGGCGGCCCGGCGGCACCTGCGCGCCAAATTCCTGTCGGCGAAGGTCGGGGTGTCGGGCGTGAACTTCGCCGTCGCCGACACCGGCACGCTCGTCGTGCTGGAGTCGGAGGGCAACGGCCGGATGTGCCTGACGCTCCCCGAGACGCTCATCTCGGTGATGGGCGTGGAGAAGATCGTGCCGAGCTGGCGGGACCTGGAGGTGTTCCTCCAGCTGCTGCCCCGCTCGTCCACCGCCGAGCGGATGAACCCCTACACCTCGACCTGGACGGGCGTGTCCCCCGGCGACGGCCCCCGCGACTTCCACCTCGTCCTGCTGGACAACGGCCGCACCGCCACCCTGGCCGACGAGGTGGGCCGGCAGGCGCTGCGCTGCATCCGCTGCTCGGCGTGCCTGAACGTGTGCCCGGTCTACCAGCGCGCGGGCGGCCACGCCTACGGCTCGCCCTACCCCGGCCCCATCGGCGCGATCCTGTCCCCGCAGATCAGGGGCATCGAGTCGGAGGTGGACGCGTCGCTGCCGTACGCGTCGACGCTGTGCGGGGCCTGCTTCGAGGCGTGCCCGGTCGCCATCGACATCCCGGAGGTGCTGGTGCACCTGCGGGCCCGCGCCGTCGAGAAGGGGCCCCGCCATCCGCTGGAGCGGGTGGCGATGGCCGCGGCCGGGTGGACGCTGCGCTCCCCCACCCGGCTCGCGCTCGCGCAGCGCGCCGCGTCCGCGAGCCGCCGCGCCGTGGCGCGCGGCGGCCGGATCCGGCGGCTGCCCGGGCCGCTGCGCGCCTGGACCGAGACGCGGGACGCGCCCGCGCCGCCGCCCGAGTCGTTCCGCGCCTGGTGGGCCCGGACCGGCGGCGGGCGCGAGGAGGGGGAACGGTGA
- a CDS encoding GMC oxidoreductase, producing the protein MTGASGAAEHADAVVVGSGFGGSVTAYRLAEAGQRVVLLERGQPYPPGSFPRSPAEMGRAFWDPDAGLYGMYDVWGFKGCDSVVSSGLGGGSLIYANVLLRKDERWFVHDRPVPGGGNEPWPVSRADLDPHYDAVERMMGATPYPLDQVPYDDTPKTHAMQDAAAELGLHSTLPPLAVSFASEPGGTPGVSLPIADPAYGNLHRARRRTCKLCGECDIGCNEGSKNSLDHNYLSAAAHHGADIRTSHEVKAIRPRRGGGYEVDYVHHTDLAARKRRLPVRTITCDRLVLGAGTYGTTYLLLKSRGAFPGLSSALGSRFCGNGDLLTFLMRAKDRNRVRPLNASRGPVITTAIRLPDDLDGVPGAGRGAYIQDGGYPGFTDWIVNGFDVRGEVERAAEFLWGRFREFFKDAPDTNLSEELSDLIGDGALTVSSLPLLGMGRETADGRLHLRDGRLAADWNARTSEELFNRVRKTMRGIADVLGADFADNPMWFRKRIITVHPLGGAPMGGHPGEGVCDAFGEVFGFPGLYVADGAAMPGPVGPNPSLTIAAQADRLATRLLETSARRGAGGPAAPPATGAEPAGGAGSPGGAGNGSAYGPASGSHGGTRGPSTAAAGRTSLSFTEEMKGFVTYGETDTRIGELAEGRRPLSFRLTITAVDIERFLAEPDHEATAAGWVDAAGHGGRRPVERGTFNLFVADGPEDRRLMKYRLFYTDGEGRRRTLSGHKNVLHGPPTRIWPDTSTLYVRLLDGHVAEDEEGGARVVAAGVLHIQLTDFARQLTTFRTTGPDGAGRLLDFGRFFAGELWEVYGPDPA; encoded by the coding sequence ATGACCGGAGCCAGCGGCGCGGCCGAGCACGCCGACGCGGTGGTGGTCGGGTCCGGGTTCGGCGGATCCGTCACCGCGTACCGGCTGGCGGAGGCCGGGCAGCGGGTCGTCCTGCTGGAGCGCGGGCAGCCGTACCCGCCCGGCAGCTTCCCGCGGTCCCCCGCCGAGATGGGCCGGGCCTTCTGGGACCCCGACGCCGGGCTGTACGGGATGTACGACGTGTGGGGGTTCAAGGGCTGCGACTCCGTCGTGTCCTCCGGCCTCGGCGGCGGCTCCCTGATCTACGCGAACGTCCTGCTGCGCAAGGACGAGCGCTGGTTCGTGCACGACCGGCCGGTGCCCGGCGGGGGGAACGAGCCGTGGCCGGTCTCGCGCGCCGACCTGGACCCGCACTACGACGCCGTCGAGCGGATGATGGGCGCGACGCCGTACCCGCTGGACCAGGTCCCCTACGACGACACCCCGAAGACGCACGCGATGCAGGACGCGGCGGCCGAGCTCGGCCTGCACAGCACGCTGCCGCCGCTCGCGGTCAGCTTCGCCTCCGAGCCGGGCGGCACGCCCGGGGTGAGCCTGCCGATCGCCGACCCCGCGTACGGCAACCTGCACCGCGCCCGCCGCCGGACGTGCAAGCTGTGCGGCGAGTGCGACATCGGCTGCAACGAGGGCTCCAAGAACAGCCTCGACCACAACTACCTGTCGGCGGCCGCGCACCACGGCGCCGACATCCGCACCTCCCACGAGGTGAAGGCGATCCGGCCGCGGCGGGGCGGCGGGTACGAGGTCGACTACGTCCACCACACCGACCTGGCGGCCAGGAAGCGCCGCCTGCCGGTCCGGACGATCACGTGCGACCGGCTGGTGCTGGGCGCCGGCACGTACGGCACCACGTACCTGCTGCTGAAGTCGCGCGGGGCGTTCCCAGGCCTCAGCTCCGCGCTCGGCAGCCGGTTCTGCGGCAACGGCGACCTGCTGACGTTTCTGATGCGGGCCAAGGACCGCAACCGGGTCCGCCCGCTGAACGCCAGCCGCGGACCGGTGATCACCACGGCGATCCGGCTGCCGGACGACCTGGACGGCGTGCCCGGCGCGGGCCGCGGCGCCTACATCCAGGACGGCGGCTACCCCGGGTTCACCGACTGGATCGTGAACGGCTTCGACGTCCGCGGCGAGGTCGAGCGCGCGGCGGAGTTCCTGTGGGGCCGCTTCCGGGAGTTCTTCAAGGACGCGCCGGACACCAACCTGTCCGAGGAGCTCTCGGACCTGATCGGCGACGGGGCGCTGACGGTCAGCTCGCTGCCGCTGCTCGGCATGGGCCGCGAGACCGCCGACGGGCGGCTGCACCTGCGGGACGGCCGGCTCGCGGCCGACTGGAACGCCCGGACCAGCGAGGAGCTGTTCAACCGCGTCCGCAAGACGATGCGGGGCATCGCGGACGTGCTCGGCGCCGACTTCGCCGACAACCCGATGTGGTTCCGCAAGCGCATCATCACCGTCCATCCGCTGGGCGGCGCCCCCATGGGCGGCCACCCGGGCGAGGGCGTCTGCGACGCCTTCGGCGAGGTGTTCGGGTTCCCGGGCCTCTACGTCGCCGACGGGGCGGCGATGCCCGGCCCGGTGGGCCCGAACCCCTCGCTCACGATCGCCGCGCAGGCCGATCGGCTGGCCACGCGGCTTCTGGAGACGTCCGCCCGCCGGGGGGCGGGAGGACCGGCCGCCCCGCCCGCCACGGGGGCCGAGCCGGCCGGGGGAGCCGGCTCGCCAGGCGGGGCGGGGAACGGCTCGGCGTACGGTCCGGCATCGGGGAGCCACGGTGGGACACGGGGACCGTCCACCGCGGCCGCCGGCCGTACGTCGCTGTCGTTCACCGAGGAGATGAAGGGGTTCGTCACCTACGGCGAGACCGACACGCGGATCGGCGAGCTGGCCGAGGGGCGCCGGCCCCTGTCGTTCCGCCTGACGATCACCGCGGTGGACATCGAGCGGTTCCTGGCCGAGCCGGACCACGAGGCGACGGCCGCCGGATGGGTCGACGCGGCCGGGCACGGGGGGCGCCGCCCGGTCGAGCGGGGCACGTTCAACCTGTTCGTCGCGGACGGGCCGGAGGACCGGCGGCTGATGAAGTACCGGCTCTTCTACACCGACGGCGAGGGGCGGCGGCGAACGCTGAGCGGGCACAAGAACGTCCTGCACGGGCCGCCGACGCGGATCTGGCCGGACACCTCCACCCTCTACGTGCGGCTGCTGGACGGGCACGTCGCCGAGGACGAGGAGGGCGGCGCGCGGGTCGTCGCGGCGGGCGTGCTGCACATCCAGCTGACCGACTTCGCGCGGCAGCTGACGACCTTCCGCACGACGGGGCCCGACGGGGCGGGCAGGCTGCTCGACTTCGGCAGGTTCTTCGCCGGGGAGCTGTGGGAGGTCTACGGTCCCGACCCCGCCTGA
- a CDS encoding rhamnulokinase: protein MSEAMFAAVDLGASSGRVMAGRVGPGTLALEEIRRFPNRPVRVNGTLHWDILGLYGNVLDGLRSAPRGLSSVGIDSWAVDYGLLDAEGRLLGNPVHYRDARTDGVMERVRAELGEDLLYRTSGLQFLPFNTIYQLAAEDLSRAATLLLVPDLLAHWLTGEVGAERTNASTTGLLDVRGGTWSADLIDRLGLPARIFPPLHDPGADIGTLRADVAAEIGHGALRVTAVGSHDTASAVAAVPAATDRFAYISCGTWSLVGVELDAPVLTDESRKANFTNEGGVDGTVRYLRNVMGLWLIQESLRTWGEADLPGLVAAAADVPGLRRLIDPDDPEFLPPGDMPARIAAHCRRRGFPEPSTRAETVRCILDSLALAHRAALRQAARLSGREIDVVHLVGGGSRNDLLCRLTADASGLPVVAGPVEATALGNVLAQARAHGAVGDLAESRALVAATQDLRRYEPSGDEARWAEAAARLGLEG from the coding sequence ATGAGTGAAGCGATGTTCGCGGCCGTCGATCTCGGGGCGTCCAGCGGGCGGGTGATGGCCGGGCGCGTCGGGCCGGGCACCCTCGCCCTGGAGGAGATCCGCCGCTTCCCGAACCGTCCCGTCCGTGTCAACGGAACCCTGCACTGGGACATCCTCGGCCTCTACGGCAACGTCCTGGACGGGCTCCGCTCCGCCCCGCGCGGCCTGTCCTCGGTCGGCATCGACTCCTGGGCCGTCGACTACGGGCTCCTCGACGCGGAGGGCAGGCTGCTCGGCAACCCCGTCCACTACCGCGACGCCCGCACCGACGGCGTGATGGAGCGGGTGCGCGCCGAACTGGGCGAGGACCTGCTCTACCGGACCTCGGGCCTGCAGTTCCTCCCGTTCAACACGATCTACCAGCTCGCGGCCGAGGACCTGTCCCGGGCCGCGACGCTGCTGCTCGTCCCCGACCTGCTGGCCCACTGGCTCACCGGGGAGGTCGGCGCCGAGCGCACGAACGCCTCCACCACCGGGCTGCTGGACGTCCGCGGCGGCACCTGGTCGGCGGACCTCATCGACCGGCTGGGCCTTCCCGCGCGGATCTTCCCGCCGCTGCACGACCCCGGCGCGGACATCGGGACCCTGCGCGCGGACGTGGCGGCCGAGATCGGCCACGGCGCCCTGCGCGTCACGGCCGTCGGCTCGCACGACACGGCCTCCGCCGTCGCCGCCGTCCCCGCCGCCACGGACCGGTTCGCCTACATCTCGTGCGGCACCTGGTCGCTGGTCGGCGTGGAACTGGACGCCCCCGTGCTGACCGACGAGAGCCGCAAGGCCAACTTCACCAACGAGGGCGGCGTCGACGGGACCGTCCGCTACCTGCGCAACGTGATGGGCCTGTGGCTCATCCAGGAGTCCCTGCGGACCTGGGGCGAGGCCGACCTGCCGGGCCTGGTGGCCGCGGCCGCGGACGTGCCCGGCCTGCGCCGCCTCATCGACCCCGACGACCCCGAGTTCCTGCCGCCCGGCGACATGCCGGCCCGCATCGCCGCGCACTGCCGCCGCCGCGGGTTCCCCGAGCCGTCCACCCGCGCCGAGACGGTGCGCTGCATCCTCGACAGCCTCGCCCTCGCGCACCGCGCCGCGCTGCGCCAGGCGGCGCGCCTGTCGGGGCGGGAGATCGACGTCGTCCACCTGGTGGGCGGCGGCAGCCGCAACGACCTGCTGTGCCGGCTGACCGCCGACGCGAGCGGACTGCCGGTGGTGGCCGGGCCCGTCGAGGCGACCGCTCTCGGCAACGTGCTGGCGCAGGCCCGCGCGCACGGCGCCGTCGGGGACCTCGCCGAGTCCCGCGCCCTGGTCGCCGCCACCCAGGACCTGCGCCGCTACGAGCCGTCGGGCGACGAGGCCCGCTGGGCCGAGGCGGCCGCCCGCCTCGGCCTGGAGGGCTGA
- a CDS encoding LutC/YkgG family protein: MNAREEILRRIERAAPGRPAAEVAAAYDRIDRGYLRRHHEGAVIDLFAERVADYRATVLRVAEAEVAAAVAERLAARPGAYGVPSGLPEEWTSATGAALVRDPSPADLDGLAGAVTGCAAAVAETGTIVLDHGAGQGPRALSLVPDYHLIVVLAGQVAADVPEALERLDPRRPLTFVSGPSATSDIELSRVEGVHGPRTLEVLVLT, translated from the coding sequence GTGAACGCGCGCGAGGAGATCCTCCGGCGGATCGAGCGGGCGGCTCCCGGCCGGCCCGCCGCCGAGGTCGCGGCCGCCTACGACCGGATCGACCGCGGCTACCTGCGCCGCCACCACGAGGGGGCGGTCATCGACCTGTTCGCCGAGCGGGTCGCCGACTACCGCGCGACCGTCCTGCGGGTCGCGGAGGCCGAGGTCGCCGCGGCCGTCGCCGAACGGCTCGCGGCCCGTCCCGGCGCCTACGGCGTCCCCTCCGGCCTGCCGGAGGAGTGGACGTCCGCGACCGGCGCGGCGCTCGTGCGCGACCCGTCGCCCGCCGACCTCGACGGTCTCGCCGGGGCGGTCACCGGCTGCGCGGCCGCGGTCGCCGAGACCGGCACGATCGTGCTGGACCACGGCGCCGGCCAGGGGCCGCGCGCCCTGTCGCTCGTGCCCGACTACCACCTGATCGTCGTCCTCGCCGGCCAGGTCGCCGCCGACGTGCCCGAGGCGCTCGAACGGCTCGACCCGCGGCGCCCGCTGACGTTCGTGTCGGGGCCGTCCGCGACGAGCGATATCGAGCTGTCCCGGGTGGAGGGCGTGCACGGGCCGCGGACTCTGGAGGTTCTGGTCCTCACATGA
- a CDS encoding alpha/beta hydrolase, giving the protein MEQQRIARFTHAGVADAEVSAHPFATEDGLGLNLTRFRRNDCDDVVLLLHGLTTSSDMYIMPEHANLVNHLHDAGFGDVWAADLRISGRFPYNAEASRHDLDAIALHDHPAVLAELRRHIGDRRVHVISHCVGAISFSMALFAATVTGVTSLVCNSVSLTPRTPRWSKIKLGYGPALMEYVLGPCHLDPRYANAPLLTRGWMLAKAVAPFHRECREPACHMLSFMWGGGKPIFTHAKMSPVTHGRLPDLFGACNVNYYRHLHAMVKAGRAVKRHPRDPRSAALPDDYLSRAATVTTPILFLTGDRNHVFTDSNIVCHRTLEKITPGLHELAVLPGYGHQDPFMGAASATEVFPQVVDFLKRKAG; this is encoded by the coding sequence ATGGAGCAGCAGCGGATCGCGCGCTTCACGCACGCGGGCGTCGCCGACGCCGAGGTGTCCGCGCACCCCTTCGCGACCGAGGACGGCCTCGGCCTGAACCTGACCCGTTTCCGCCGGAACGACTGCGACGACGTCGTCCTGCTGCTGCACGGGCTGACCACGTCCAGCGACATGTACATCATGCCGGAGCACGCCAACCTGGTGAACCACCTCCACGACGCCGGGTTCGGCGACGTGTGGGCGGCCGACCTGCGGATCAGCGGACGGTTCCCCTACAACGCCGAGGCCTCGCGCCACGATCTGGACGCCATCGCGCTCCACGACCACCCGGCGGTGCTCGCCGAGCTGCGGCGCCACATCGGGGACCGCCGGGTCCACGTGATCTCCCACTGCGTGGGCGCGATCTCGTTCTCGATGGCGCTGTTCGCCGCCACCGTCACCGGCGTCACCAGCCTGGTCTGCAACAGCGTCTCGCTCACCCCGCGCACCCCGCGCTGGTCGAAGATCAAGCTCGGGTACGGGCCGGCCCTCATGGAGTACGTGCTCGGGCCCTGCCACCTGGACCCCCGGTACGCGAACGCCCCCCTGCTGACGCGCGGCTGGATGCTCGCCAAGGCCGTCGCCCCGTTCCACCGCGAGTGCCGCGAGCCGGCCTGCCACATGCTCAGCTTCATGTGGGGCGGCGGAAAGCCGATCTTCACGCACGCCAAGATGTCGCCCGTCACGCACGGCCGGCTGCCCGACCTGTTCGGGGCCTGCAACGTCAACTACTACCGGCACCTGCACGCGATGGTGAAGGCCGGCCGCGCGGTCAAGCGCCACCCGCGCGACCCCCGGTCGGCCGCGCTGCCCGACGACTACCTGTCGCGCGCCGCCACGGTCACGACGCCGATCCTGTTCCTCACCGGAGACCGCAACCACGTGTTCACCGACTCCAACATCGTCTGCCACCGCACCCTGGAGAAGATCACTCCAGGGCTGCACGAACTGGCGGTCCTGCCCGGCTACGGCCATCAGGACCCGTTCATGGGCGCCGCCTCCGCCACCGAGGTGTTCCCGCAGGTCGTGGACTTCCTCAAGCGGAAGGCGGGCTGA